Proteins found in one Nitratiruptor sp. SB155-2 genomic segment:
- the radC gene encoding RadC family protein has translation MKKINELEKFEKPREKLLEKGAKALKDYELVAILLGSGVKGKDVIKLSKEIIKLFQQDFDAINIEKLLQIHELGIAKAAQIVSAVELSKRYLFKQHKTVISANDVYEELKEYFDKKQEYFIAFYLDGANRICEKRVITIGTLNQSLVHPREVFAPAIESRCASIIVAHNHPSNNLTPSREDILVTQKLKQSGKILGIELLDHIIFSKEGFVSLQEEGIL, from the coding sequence ATGAAAAAAATCAATGAGCTTGAAAAGTTTGAAAAACCGAGAGAAAAACTTTTGGAAAAAGGGGCAAAGGCTCTAAAAGATTATGAGTTGGTTGCCATCTTGCTTGGAAGCGGGGTGAAGGGAAAGGATGTTATCAAACTATCAAAAGAAATCATCAAGCTTTTTCAGCAAGATTTTGATGCAATAAATATAGAAAAACTTCTTCAAATTCACGAACTTGGCATTGCGAAAGCTGCTCAGATAGTAAGTGCAGTAGAGTTATCAAAAAGATATCTTTTCAAACAGCACAAAACCGTAATTTCGGCAAACGATGTGTATGAAGAGCTAAAAGAGTATTTTGATAAAAAGCAAGAGTATTTTATAGCCTTTTATCTTGATGGGGCAAATAGAATTTGTGAAAAAAGAGTGATAACTATTGGCACGTTAAATCAAAGCTTGGTGCATCCAAGAGAGGTGTTTGCACCAGCGATTGAAAGTAGATGTGCAAGTATCATTGTGGCGCATAACCACCCATCAAACAATCTTACTCCAAGCAGGGAAGATATATTGGTGACGCAAAAGTTAAAGCAAAGCGGCAAGATACTTGGAATTGAACTGTTGGACCACATCATTTTTAGCAAAGAGGGATTTGTTAGTTTACAAGAGGAGGGAATTTTATAA
- a CDS encoding DEAD/DEAH box helicase, translating into MTFSDFNLKPQIMKAIEQAGFKEPSPIQKEAIPVVLAGKDMVGQAHTGTGKTAAFALPLLNMLELDGEVEALVIVPTRELATQVSDEIFRLGKYLGIKTATVYGGSSYSRQLNHIANAAVVVATPGRLLDLLKSGKIELNPKFVVLDEADEMLDMGFLDDIKAIFNYLPTNRQTLLFSATMPQAIKELAQQILHSPEFISITKKEVTNVNIKQFYYVVDEHERDEALIRLLDYKNPTKSIIFCRMKIEVDRLAQFLEAQGYSAKGLHGDMQQRQREETIKAFKRGNIEILIATDVAARGLDISDVSHVFNYHIPFDPESYVHRIGRTGRAGKEGIAISLVTPHEFKQLLRIQKEVGSSLINKEIPTSAEVKNEKQKSMLDMILSQEVSKEAIELVELLESQIDISTAALKLASMVIKNDTVSGNERIGKSLKEIEKMLEQAKRELSRPQRSGGRNNRGYRGNRRPRNAHRR; encoded by the coding sequence ATGACTTTTTCTGATTTCAATCTGAAACCCCAAATAATGAAAGCGATAGAGCAAGCCGGCTTCAAAGAGCCCAGTCCTATCCAAAAAGAGGCGATTCCTGTCGTATTAGCAGGAAAAGATATGGTGGGCCAAGCCCACACAGGCACCGGTAAAACGGCTGCTTTTGCACTTCCACTTTTAAATATGTTAGAGCTCGATGGCGAAGTAGAAGCCCTTGTGATAGTTCCAACGAGAGAGTTGGCTACTCAGGTTAGCGACGAGATTTTTCGACTTGGAAAATATCTTGGCATCAAAACAGCCACAGTCTACGGAGGAAGCTCCTATTCAAGACAGCTCAATCATATAGCCAATGCAGCAGTCGTTGTAGCGACTCCTGGAAGACTCTTGGATCTTTTAAAAAGTGGCAAAATCGAACTCAATCCAAAATTTGTCGTTTTGGACGAAGCGGATGAGATGCTTGATATGGGCTTTTTAGATGATATAAAAGCCATTTTCAACTATCTTCCAACCAATAGACAAACTCTACTTTTCAGTGCGACAATGCCACAGGCCATCAAAGAGTTGGCTCAACAGATTCTCCACTCACCCGAGTTTATCTCTATTACGAAAAAAGAGGTGACAAACGTAAATATCAAGCAGTTTTACTATGTGGTTGACGAGCATGAAAGAGATGAAGCTCTCATTCGCTTGCTCGATTACAAAAATCCTACAAAATCGATCATCTTTTGCCGTATGAAGATAGAAGTAGATCGTCTTGCGCAATTTCTTGAAGCCCAAGGTTACAGTGCAAAAGGACTTCACGGCGATATGCAACAGCGCCAGCGAGAAGAGACCATCAAAGCTTTTAAACGAGGAAACATCGAGATTTTGATCGCAACAGATGTGGCAGCAAGAGGCTTGGACATCAGTGACGTAAGCCATGTGTTCAACTATCACATTCCGTTTGACCCAGAAAGCTATGTCCATAGAATCGGGCGAACAGGAAGAGCTGGGAAAGAAGGAATAGCGATCAGTTTAGTGACTCCTCATGAATTTAAACAGCTCCTACGCATCCAAAAAGAGGTGGGAAGCTCTTTAATCAATAAAGAGATTCCAACCTCTGCGGAAGTGAAAAACGAAAAGCAAAAATCGATGCTTGATATGATTCTTTCTCAAGAGGTATCCAAAGAAGCGATAGAACTTGTGGAACTTCTTGAATCACAAATAGATATCTCCACAGCTGCACTCAAACTGGCTTCCATGGTCATCAAAAACGACACCGTCAGTGGGAACGAAAGAATCGGGAAAAGCCTCAAAGAGATCGAAAAGATGCTCGAACAGGCAAAAAGAGAACTTTCCAGACCTCAAAGAAGCGGCGGACGCAACAATAGAGGCTATCGAGGCAACCGAAGACCTCGTAACGCCCATAGACGATAA
- a CDS encoding BON domain-containing protein — MHWASRWLLILLFAFHLHAQTEDEIQKALQNLIILMEKSASTVKDFSQNRQPAIPEEQSSFQLYYKQVQNGAKVAKRNDFLIKTQIQYRLLKAKHVSSNDILVLVHNQKVELYGKVHSTKEAEEIINTTLHTKGVRSVTSYLIIKNFKKIVL; from the coding sequence ATGCATTGGGCAAGTAGATGGCTTCTTATCCTTCTCTTTGCTTTTCATCTACATGCACAAACAGAGGATGAGATACAAAAAGCACTGCAAAACCTTATTATTCTCATGGAAAAATCGGCTTCCACCGTCAAAGATTTTTCGCAAAACAGACAACCTGCAATCCCTGAAGAGCAATCTAGCTTCCAACTCTACTACAAACAGGTTCAAAACGGAGCCAAAGTGGCAAAAAGAAACGATTTTTTGATCAAAACCCAAATCCAGTACAGGCTACTGAAAGCAAAACATGTATCATCCAACGACATACTTGTTTTGGTCCACAATCAAAAGGTTGAACTCTACGGCAAAGTACACTCTACAAAAGAGGCCGAAGAGATTATAAATACGACACTACACACCAAAGGGGTACGCTCAGTCACCTCCTATCTTATCATCAAAAACTTTAAAAAAATAGTTTTATAA
- a CDS encoding type I restriction-modification system subunit M, producing MAKKKQNGDSFEQSLWKAADKLRKNIDAAEYKHVVLGLIFLRYISEAFEDLYEKLKRGEGEYAGADPEDIDEYRAENVFFIPPEARWSHLKEKAKDPEIGKIIDNAMELIEKKNPSLKGVLPKVYARGNIDPIALGGLIDLFSNIAINEAKEKTSDILGHVFEYFLGEFALAEGKKGGQFYTPRSVVELLVEMLEPYRGRVFDPCCGSGGMFVQSEKFVQEHQGKINDISIYGQESNQTTWRLCKMNLAIRGIDSSQVRWNPEGSFLNDAHKDLKSDFVIANPPFNDSDWSGELLREDARWKYGVPPAGNANYAWIQHFIFHLAPHGKAGFVLAKGALTTKQKDEYEIRKNMIEDDIVDCIVNLPAKLFLNTQIPASLWFLRKNKTTRKGQILFIDARDMGKLINRRQRILTPEDIKKIADTYHTWQKEDSSYEDIKGFCKSVSVDEVKGLDYVLTPGRYVGLAEEEDDFDFEERFEKLKQEFLSQLVEEERLNKLILESLAKIDIKGEG from the coding sequence ATGGCGAAGAAAAAGCAAAATGGCGATAGTTTTGAGCAAAGCTTATGGAAAGCTGCCGATAAGCTGAGAAAAAATATCGATGCAGCGGAGTATAAACATGTTGTATTAGGGCTTATTTTTTTGCGATACATCTCAGAAGCATTTGAGGATCTGTATGAAAAGCTAAAAAGAGGCGAGGGAGAGTATGCCGGAGCGGATCCCGAAGATATTGATGAATACAGAGCAGAAAATGTATTTTTTATTCCGCCAGAAGCACGATGGAGTCATCTCAAAGAAAAGGCCAAAGATCCAGAAATCGGAAAAATTATCGATAACGCGATGGAGCTAATAGAAAAGAAAAACCCATCTTTAAAAGGCGTTTTGCCAAAAGTGTATGCAAGAGGAAATATCGATCCAATCGCTCTTGGAGGGTTGATAGATCTCTTTAGCAATATTGCAATCAATGAAGCTAAAGAGAAAACTTCAGACATTTTGGGGCATGTGTTTGAGTATTTCTTAGGCGAATTTGCGCTGGCTGAAGGGAAAAAAGGCGGGCAGTTTTATACGCCAAGGAGCGTCGTTGAGCTTTTGGTCGAGATGCTTGAGCCATATCGTGGAAGAGTGTTTGACCCATGCTGCGGAAGCGGTGGAATGTTTGTTCAATCAGAAAAGTTTGTGCAAGAGCATCAAGGAAAAATAAATGATATTTCCATTTATGGACAAGAGAGCAACCAGACAACCTGGCGACTGTGTAAGATGAATCTTGCCATTCGAGGGATTGATAGTTCACAGGTCAGATGGAACCCGGAAGGCTCTTTTTTAAACGATGCCCACAAAGACTTAAAATCCGATTTTGTGATAGCCAATCCCCCGTTTAACGACAGTGACTGGAGTGGAGAGCTTTTACGTGAGGATGCGCGATGGAAATATGGCGTGCCACCGGCTGGTAATGCAAACTATGCATGGATACAGCACTTTATCTTTCACCTGGCACCCCATGGAAAAGCCGGCTTTGTTTTGGCAAAAGGTGCGCTTACGACAAAACAGAAAGATGAGTATGAAATCAGAAAAAATATGATTGAAGATGATATAGTCGACTGTATTGTAAATCTGCCTGCAAAACTCTTTTTAAATACCCAAATACCAGCATCTTTGTGGTTTTTAAGAAAAAATAAAACTACAAGAAAAGGACAAATTCTCTTTATCGATGCAAGGGATATGGGCAAGCTTATAAACAGGCGACAACGGATTTTAACACCAGAAGATATTAAAAAAATCGCAGATACTTACCATACATGGCAAAAAGAGGATAGCAGTTATGAAGATATCAAAGGATTTTGCAAATCAGTTAGCGTTGATGAGGTAAAAGGGCTTGATTATGTTTTGACTCCCGGGCGTTATGTGGGACTAGCTGAAGAAGAGGATGATTTTGATTTTGAAGAGAGGTTTGAAAAACTCAAACAGGAGTTTTTATCCCAGCTTGTTGAAGAAGAGAGACTTAATAAACTGATACTGGAGAGTCTGGCAAAGATAGATATCAAAGGTGAAGGATGA